In one window of Methanosarcina vacuolata Z-761 DNA:
- a CDS encoding ATP-grasp domain-containing protein, whose amino-acid sequence MKILIAEFAVGTDIEKSLIPEGAAMLKTLAESFVRLGHEVYYPSAGTKICAGTCIESTAENFMQVIERKAKDCDAGLIIAPDSMLPELNKVLEENTVNLGCSPQSAACCADKLMCTEILAKAGIKAPEIAKKAEEGKKYVTKPRFGCGAEATYLVTEFEDNEEFIASEYVEGKTLSVSLIAGKKPLPLTVNCQFIEFGKKEAETIENEKTGVSGIKYNGSLTPYQTPRQDELYETAISTVKCLDCFGYVGVDIILADFPYVVDVNPRPTASLFGINRVMREEIGDLLLKNKFGELPDSIHIEGEYRFSKDALGELFGRA is encoded by the coding sequence ATGAAAATCCTGATTGCAGAATTTGCTGTCGGCACGGACATTGAAAAGTCCCTTATCCCGGAGGGAGCTGCCATGCTAAAAACCCTCGCGGAAAGCTTTGTTCGTCTTGGGCATGAGGTATACTATCCTTCAGCAGGTACGAAAATCTGCGCAGGCACGTGCATTGAATCTACAGCTGAAAATTTCATGCAGGTAATCGAGAGAAAAGCAAAAGACTGTGATGCAGGGCTGATTATTGCACCTGATTCTATGCTTCCCGAATTGAATAAAGTCCTTGAAGAAAATACCGTAAACCTGGGCTGTTCGCCTCAGTCGGCAGCCTGTTGCGCTGATAAGTTGATGTGTACGGAAATCCTGGCGAAAGCCGGAATTAAAGCCCCTGAGATTGCAAAAAAGGCTGAAGAAGGTAAAAAGTATGTTACAAAGCCCAGGTTCGGCTGCGGCGCAGAAGCAACATACCTTGTCACGGAGTTTGAGGACAACGAAGAATTTATTGCAAGCGAGTATGTTGAAGGAAAAACTCTGAGCGTAAGCCTTATCGCAGGAAAAAAACCGCTTCCTCTTACTGTAAACTGCCAGTTTATAGAGTTTGGCAAAAAAGAAGCCGAAACCATAGAAAATGAGAAAACAGGAGTTTCCGGCATAAAATATAATGGAAGCCTTACTCCTTACCAGACTCCAAGGCAAGATGAACTCTATGAAACCGCGATCTCCACAGTCAAATGCCTTGACTGTTTTGGATATGTGGGTGTAGACATCATACTTGCGGACTTTCCGTATGTAGTGGATGTAAACCCCAGGCCCACAGCCTCGCTTTTCGGAATTAACCGCGTTATGCGGGAGGAAATTGGAGACCTGCTTTTGAAAAATAAGTTTGGAGAACTTCCGGACTCTATACATATTGAGGGCGAATACCGCTTTTCAAAAGATGCGTTGGGCGAGCTTTTCGGAAGAGCTTGA
- a CDS encoding hydantoinase/oxoprolinase family protein, which yields MNSKVIGLDIGGANTKLASSDGTIVELHYLPLWKNTRLPEVLKEIAQRLQPEKVAIVMTGELADCFEDKEQGIRFIMSCVNSAFGISNVSYINSLGRFQSEADDLRELAAANWAASARLIGEEIGDCIFVDVGSTTSDIIPILSGEHKAGLTDFERLVRSELVYAGTLRTNLAALLEKVKLEKGWCRTASELFATTADAYLLLGKIDENMYTCETADGAGRSKTDAMRRLARLVCADLSEIREEDIYEIASQVKEKQISVLAEAISEVAERNGLKRIAAAGLGEFLIKEAAERLGFECISVSGRWGEEISKVFPAYAAARLLSCKPF from the coding sequence ATGAATTCTAAAGTTATCGGGCTTGATATTGGAGGAGCGAATACTAAACTTGCCTCCTCGGACGGAACTATTGTAGAACTGCACTATTTGCCCCTCTGGAAGAATACACGGCTTCCGGAAGTTTTAAAGGAAATCGCACAGCGGCTGCAGCCCGAAAAGGTTGCTATTGTTATGACCGGTGAACTTGCGGACTGCTTTGAGGACAAGGAACAGGGCATCCGCTTTATAATGTCATGTGTCAACTCTGCCTTTGGGATCTCAAATGTGTCTTATATAAACAGTCTGGGAAGGTTCCAGAGCGAAGCTGACGATCTAAGGGAACTTGCTGCTGCCAACTGGGCGGCTTCAGCCAGGTTGATAGGAGAAGAGATAGGAGACTGTATTTTTGTGGATGTGGGAAGTACCACAAGCGATATTATCCCTATCCTGTCAGGAGAACATAAAGCCGGGCTTACTGACTTTGAGCGGCTGGTCAGAAGTGAGCTCGTGTATGCAGGCACCCTCCGGACAAACCTTGCCGCACTTTTAGAAAAAGTAAAACTTGAAAAGGGCTGGTGCAGGACAGCTTCCGAACTCTTTGCTACAACTGCGGACGCCTATCTCCTGCTTGGAAAAATTGATGAAAATATGTACACATGCGAGACCGCTGATGGAGCAGGCAGGAGCAAAACCGATGCTATGCGCAGGCTTGCAAGGCTGGTCTGTGCTGACCTTTCCGAAATCCGGGAAGAAGACATCTACGAAATTGCATCCCAGGTAAAGGAAAAACAAATCTCTGTCCTGGCTGAGGCCATTTCCGAAGTTGCAGAAAGAAACGGGCTTAAAAGAATCGCAGCTGCAGGTCTTGGTGAGTTCCTTATAAAGGAAGCTGCAGAGCGGCTTGGTTTCGAATGCATCTCAGTATCCGGACGCTGGGGAGAAGAAATCTCAAAAGTCTTTCCGGCGTATGCGGCTGCCAGGCTGCTTTCCTGCAAGCCTTTTTAA
- a CDS encoding amino acid kinase family protein yields the protein MRVVIKIGGSLIKEAPELVDRLVKEFGSGIPKLPEEACASEGLSYSILIVPGGGIFADAVRKTDESFSLSADAAHWMAILGMEQYACYLKDKSRARGIDSIASLPQGVSVLFPYRLLRTEDPLPHSWDVTSDTIAAWVAKQIGATLIKATDVDGIFRNGKLVREVSVASYGGSRESCIDSALPEFLLKNRMGCLIVNGKSSDRVIQAVYGKSVLGTVVKGNI from the coding sequence ATGAGAGTGGTAATTAAAATCGGGGGAAGCCTTATCAAAGAGGCTCCCGAGCTTGTAGACAGGCTGGTAAAGGAATTTGGCTCAGGAATCCCGAAACTTCCAGAGGAAGCGTGTGCATCCGAAGGACTTTCTTATTCCATTCTAATAGTGCCCGGAGGAGGCATTTTTGCTGATGCTGTAAGGAAAACTGATGAAAGCTTTTCGCTGAGTGCGGATGCAGCTCACTGGATGGCTATACTGGGTATGGAGCAGTATGCTTGTTATCTTAAGGATAAAAGCCGCGCACGGGGGATAGATTCGATAGCCAGTCTGCCCCAGGGTGTATCTGTTCTTTTCCCATACAGGCTCTTGAGAACAGAGGATCCTCTGCCTCATAGCTGGGATGTGACCTCGGATACTATCGCGGCATGGGTTGCAAAGCAGATTGGGGCAACCTTAATAAAGGCCACGGATGTGGACGGTATATTCAGAAATGGGAAATTAGTCAGGGAAGTTTCTGTTGCCAGCTATGGAGGAAGTCGTGAAAGCTGTATTGATTCTGCCCTGCCGGAATTTCTTCTGAAAAACCGAATGGGGTGCCTGATTGTAAATGGTAAATCTTCGGATAGGGTAATTCAGGCCGTGTATGGGAAGTCTGTGCTCGGTACTGTGGTAAAGGGGAATATTTAA
- a CDS encoding zinc finger domain-containing protein — translation MSAQKVEYCTSCGIRLVEKGYVKFPCPQCGSEIGRCGSCRQQGNVYTCPKCGYKAP, via the coding sequence ATGTCAGCACAAAAAGTTGAATACTGTACTTCATGCGGAATTCGCCTCGTGGAAAAGGGTTATGTAAAGTTTCCCTGCCCGCAGTGCGGATCAGAAATCGGAAGATGTGGAAGCTGCAGGCAGCAGGGTAACGTATACACCTGCCCCAAATGCGGATACAAGGCACCCTGA
- a CDS encoding elongation factor 1-beta, with protein MGDVAAKIKIMPESVDTDLVELKEKIKGVIPAGADLHGDIVEEPIAFGLKALIVTLIVDDEEGGTEPAEEAFAKVSGVENVQVVDVYRI; from the coding sequence ATGGGTGACGTTGCAGCAAAGATTAAAATTATGCCAGAAAGCGTTGATACTGACCTTGTAGAGCTGAAAGAGAAGATAAAGGGCGTAATTCCAGCAGGGGCGGATCTTCACGGAGATATTGTTGAAGAGCCTATCGCTTTTGGTTTGAAGGCTCTGATTGTAACATTAATCGTTGATGATGAAGAAGGCGGAACTGAGCCTGCAGAAGAAGCCTTTGCAAAAGTTTCCGGCGTTGAAAACGTCCAGGTTGTGGATGTCTATCGTATTTAA
- a CDS encoding radical SAM protein produces MENNNDLNRMVNDLIKNIFSDALNVSLKKPAMAAFFVRATMAQKKAASIRQKNEDKGLHVPPVMILSVTNKCNLHCVGCYSRLVPREQKPEMSTASLTSVLQQASEMGVSIVLIVGGEPLTRPDIFDVTKNFPDMIFTLFTNGTLIDDAVLEQFKEQKHVIPILSMEGQENMTDLHRGDGVYGRLMKDMAKLHERDIFFGVSLTVTQSNYETVTDKSFVKLMREYGCKAFIYVEYNPVMKGTEDWVVTDSQRDEILTKMAAFRASQPGVYIGFPGDEKAFGGCLSSGRGFLHISASGDVEPCPFAPYSECSILDMPLKEALNSRLFKALRENRDKLMESNGGCALSKKPEWVKSLLD; encoded by the coding sequence ATGGAAAACAATAACGATCTCAATCGCATGGTCAACGATCTCATCAAAAATATATTCAGCGATGCGCTGAATGTCTCCTTGAAGAAACCTGCCATGGCTGCCTTTTTCGTCAGGGCCACGATGGCACAGAAAAAGGCGGCCTCAATAAGGCAGAAAAACGAGGATAAGGGGCTCCACGTGCCTCCAGTGATGATACTCAGCGTTACCAACAAATGTAACTTGCACTGTGTGGGCTGCTACTCACGGCTCGTCCCCCGCGAACAAAAACCTGAAATGAGCACAGCCAGTCTGACGAGCGTACTACAGCAGGCGAGTGAGATGGGCGTTTCCATTGTGTTAATTGTAGGCGGAGAGCCACTGACCAGGCCAGACATATTCGATGTTACTAAAAACTTTCCGGATATGATCTTCACATTATTCACGAATGGTACCCTCATCGATGACGCTGTGCTTGAACAATTCAAGGAACAAAAGCATGTTATCCCGATACTCAGCATGGAAGGCCAAGAGAACATGACGGACCTGCACAGGGGTGACGGTGTTTACGGCCGGTTGATGAAAGACATGGCGAAACTTCACGAAAGAGACATCTTCTTTGGCGTATCACTCACTGTCACCCAGTCAAATTACGAGACCGTCACGGACAAGAGCTTTGTTAAGCTCATGCGGGAGTACGGCTGCAAAGCGTTTATCTATGTCGAGTATAACCCTGTCATGAAAGGTACGGAGGACTGGGTGGTTACAGATTCGCAACGAGACGAGATCCTGACTAAAATGGCTGCCTTCAGAGCAAGCCAGCCGGGCGTTTACATCGGGTTCCCAGGTGATGAAAAGGCCTTTGGAGGCTGCCTTTCTTCAGGAAGAGGCTTCCTCCACATAAGCGCCTCTGGAGATGTCGAGCCTTGCCCTTTCGCTCCGTACTCTGAATGCAGCATTCTGGACATGCCGCTGAAAGAGGCTCTCAATTCCAGATTGTTCAAAGCACTGAGAGAGAATCGTGATAAGCTCATGGAATCAAATGGGGGATGTGCACTCTCAAAGAAGCCAGAGTGGGTGAAATCTCTTTTGGACTAA